A region from the Tachyglossus aculeatus isolate mTacAcu1 chromosome Y4, mTacAcu1.pri, whole genome shotgun sequence genome encodes:
- the CD48 gene encoding CD48 antigen, with protein MFHRGLLWSSSLLLLTWSISGGLSTSDVVGLVNGSVLLESPEELPEQYQDIVWDFNSTWEILEWKNNGGGKVKIFPHFNNRIRFSQSNGSLWLTGLQKEDSGQYGLKVTHMNNVQNRWMLKLRVYDKVSNVTVEVINRTRMDGKCHFVLECQTGTPGPLNFYWRFNSSFFLGNWILNGTKEPQGRTVCYTCRAENPGSSAENKTCFPDSCIPGSTSEVGCSSWLVMLIPTVLGLLFSHH; from the exons atgttccacagggggctgttATGGTCGTCGTCGctgctgcttctgacctggagCATCTCAGGAG GTTTATCGACTTCGGACGTGGTGGGACTAGTCAATGGATCGGTGCTCCTGGAATCCCCTGAGGAACTCCCCGAACAATACCAAGATATTGTCTGGGACTTCAACAGCACCTGGGAAATCCTAGAGTGGAAAAATAATGGGGGCGGGAAAGTGAAAATCTTTCCGCACTTCAACAACCGGATCAGGTTCTCCCAGAGCAATGGCTCCTTGTGGCTGACCGGTCTACAGAAGGAAGACAGCGGACAGTACGGTCTCAAGGTGACACACATGAACAATGTTCAGAACCGCTGGATGCTCAAGCTGAGGGTGTATG aCAAAGTGAGTAATGTCACCGTGGAGGTCATCAACCGGACCAGGATGGATGGGAAGTGCCATTTCGTTCTGGAATGCCAGACCGGAACTCCGGGACCACTCAACTTCTATTGGCGATTCAACAGCTCCTTTTTTCTGGGCAACTGGATCCTCAACGGCACAAAGGAGCCCCAGGGACGGACTGTCTGCTACACCTGCCGGGCCGAAAACCCCGGCAGCTCGGCCGAGAACAAGACCTGCTTTCCAGATTCCTGCATTCCAG GTTCTACCTCTGAAGTCGGTTGCTCCTCATGGCTGGTCATGCTGATTCCCACAGTCCTCggcctcctcttctctcaccactAG